AATGTAGCGGTCTTGCCGATTGGTGAAGTAATCAGAACTCAAATTTGCCCTaccaaaaacaaatggaaacataaaaaaaatagtaCCAATAGATATTCCTTCTCctggaaagtaaaattattACTTTTACCCTAAAGACTATTCATTTGTTTATGTTAAATAAATGAGTTCAATGTAGAACCCAGGCCTTGAAATGTAGGATACAACAGAATGCTGAAGTACagtattaaaattaaaaggtcTTATGATTTGCCAATACACTTGAAATAAATCATGCAAAATATTCCTTTTCAAGTGAATCCTTAGcaaaacaaaagccaaaacaaaGCATTGGAGGAATCTAAAATCACACAAAATGTCATAATTATGCCACTACTTCAGAAtttgataataaaattaattaatcatcTAAAACATGACTGTGTTGAAAGtgatgcaagaaaacaaaaccaagTTGCAGTAATTATTGGAGTTTCTCTGCCATTGAGGGAGCTAAGCAgttgaactacatgtacaacttAGGCTCAGCGGATAACCAACCTGTATTGTTAGACctgaaacatacatgtaacaatgATTATTGTTATCTGAGTCGTGGTTCAGCTGATTAGCTCCCGAGTCAACGACAGAGAAACTCCAATAATTACTGCAActtggttttgttttcttgcaaaactttcaagaaatgttttagATAATTTTATTAGTACCCACCCACTCATAATCAAGGTCGTGTCTGTCAGGTAGACTTTCAAGTGTGTCAGAGCCACTGTCTCGTTGAAGCGCTCAGGAAGAAGATGCTTCAGGAGTCCTCTCAAGCTTGGAGAATGATACAATGAAACTTTAACAGTATCAGTGAAGTTTTGAAGAAGCGGAAGCAGCATTGTGCGTGAGTTCTGTTCACCTCTGGATCCACGGGTGTGCTCCAAAAGGATCTCAACATTCAAAGACTTATTTGCTGCTGCAGATTGCTTTACAGCTTCATGAATGCCATCAACCTGTAATGAAAAATCTTCTGCTGTAAAATAAGAGCTGAAGGCTAAGGAAAATCACCTGCCACATATCTTTCACTTGAATCAGCTGCCTACTCTGACTGAGAAATTACCCcaaattttatgataacaaATGACAAACATGCACCACAGCACACAAACCTTGGCCAGCCAAGTTTTGTTCAAGGGAGgcccaaatttaaaaaaagaaattctggACGAGCAGACTCATGGAACCCTCTAGAGGCGCAAGCCCTTCACCACTTGTGGTGCCACCTACTCGCATTCTTTTTGAGACACAGCTGATCCTTGTCTTGATTGATTAGTTTGACTGATTGATTCATGGGATGGAGTGGGGAGCTGCAGCAGGGAGCCCGGCTGgtgcagtggtgaaagcactcacCTTCCCTTAAAATTCCACCAACGTGGCCGCCCCAGGATTGATTCCCGGATTTGATGCCATACAtgtatatgggttgagtttgttggttctctactctgttctgagaggtttttctctgggtactccggttttcccctctcctcaaaaaccatcattaattttgatttcatttgttctgatttcagttgctttgtagtctccccaattagtagagcactctttctcggctaaataaccttgagacttcaatgaagtgatgatgatgatgatgattattattattgattgattgactttCTAACTGATATGTGTTCCTCAAACAATAATCAATCATTGATTATGTATAATTGACTTATTAATATTGTTGACTTCTTGGTTGATCCGTCCATCAAAATACTATGGCAAATTAAGTAAAAACACGCAAAAAACATGCATTTCAGCTTACTTACAAGTTGTTGCTCCTTGGTTCCTGTACCAAGATAAAGTGAAGCCAAAACAATCCTTTCTTTAGCTTTACTGACATTATCCTAAGCCAAAACAAATCAAAcgtgttaaaaaattacaattaatgtattaaaaaaaacgaaGCTATGGTACCTTGAGAGAGGCATAGAACTGATCTGGTTCGTGTAAAACAGTGATGTTTTCTCCATTAACAGCAAACACAGGGGCATGTTTTCCCATCCATTTTACAACTTCTTCTACGCTTTGTCCGGTACCAGACCAACGAGAATAAGAAATAGAAGATGGATGGACCTTAGGACCAATCCATCGACAGTATTTTGTGGATATATTTAACAAAACTACGCCAAAATTTAGTGCGGTTTGCATTTGAATCAGCAAATGCCGGTTTAAAAAAATCTCTATGCGACTTTGTAGCCAGGTCAAAATCGTAACCAGGCCTGCTTGCGTTGCCTGGTGAGAAGACGTCAACAAGTTCGGCCATATTGGattgtttttgtctttcttggTTATTCATGTTCCCCGCAGATTGAAGGTATGTTCATTACGATAATCTATTCTGAACACTTTGCCCTTCGCTGAATCGAAAGTAGACCGtatttaggtaaaaaataaagaaatctgAGATGAAAGTTAACTTGCTTAAGTCCTGCCTGAAACGTAGGTTGCATGAAGCGACATTAAGATTCTGTTGTTGATCCCTGATTTTAATTTATGGTTCAAGACCCTTTTGCGTTGAACTCGATTTCGAGAACATTTTtgttcaaaaagaaaatgagtTAGTTTATGAGTTTCCCAATAAAATTATATTAGATTTAAGTACTTTTTGAAATTGAGTGTAATACCAAACAAAAGCTTCTTTCTCCAGGTTTTTTCTTCAcacacaaaaatacaaaatggaGATTGTGTATGTGTACACAAAGAAAAGGAGTGAATTTGGTCGCCAGTGTAATTTCTCAGACCGCCAAGCTGAGCTTCATGTAGATATCGCTCCAGATGAAAAACTGCTTCAGGATTACATTGAGAAGAATCCATGTGACACTGGTATTCAGTGTGTCCAAGAAATGTCAGAGCATGAGGTACAAATTAAAGCTTATTAACCTGATGTACTCAAAGAGGATCTAACATTCCTTTAACTTCACTGTAATGACACCTGTACTGGTATAACTGGAGACAAGTTGACTGCATGCAATGGGAGAGGAGTAGCACCCACCCCTGCTGTGATATACGGTAGAAGCAAATGAAAACGGTGCCTTCGGGTTGCCTTGGACTGTTGTCAACCTTCTCATCTTCTAAGGTCATTACAGTTATAGAAAAAACCTAAGTTTAAGTTGCTCACGATAATAACTTTGTTTAAACCATTATGATATTTTGCCAAGAAAATCATTCAATATCCACAGCTGTCATTACTATGACTTTCTTAAATTTCTGTCATATGTTCAGCTCTCCTTCACTTTTCAGGAAGAactcacaataataataataataataataataataataataataataataataataataatataataattgttattgacCAGCTCCCAGGTAATTTAGCTCAGTGATAGAGCAGTGTCAAGAGCTTCATTGCATATCCATGAGTTTGCGCCCCCATTTGATCCTGATTTTTACTAGCCTGGGAAACGGGAGGAAAAGAGAGAGGCAGAGCGAGTGCTGGAATGGAAGGGGACTGGGAAGAGGAGGTCAAGTCTTCCCTCACCTCTTTCTTGGCTCTGCCTCCCTCTTTTCATCCCCTTTTACTGCTTCATATTATGCAGGCTAGGTTTTTcctagcctgcagtgcaggcatCTTGTTGGGCCGGTCGAGTGCGCTTGTTGGGGCAATCGACTTGCGACCGCCATTTTATAGACTGCGCCTTGTTAGACAGTGGGGGATGGGGGAGGGGAAAAATGAGAAGACTTTATTACCCTCTCCAGTCTTCCACTgcatgaaaaattcaagatggcgggtcAACTTTTTACGATGTTAGCGCTCGCTCGAAGAAATCTCGCCTGTTCTGCAGGCTAGGTTTTTCTCGGCTTCTTTCTCAGCGTGAGGTTCTTTTAAGTTACTGCAATATTATTACCTTTCAGCACTGTGACAACATTTGTTTTTCCCGAGCTTTTTACGCACAAGTTGTCAGGATCAGCTTGCTAACATTGAAGATACCCTGTACTCACGATGATTTTAGATCTTTAAAGATCGTCGCAATAAATTCACAAGGAAACACTACAGTATTAAATGAACATGTCGTCATCCAAATTTTCCCTtgattaaagtttttaatttaatCATTTTCAAATGTACATCCATTAAATATTTGgaagaataaaacacaaaaaggaCACTGACTTTGGAAGGTGATGATGATCATCTGAcagttaacccattcactcctcaggtgTCCTAgctaggacacccccagttcatgactaaaatcttctggcgttagaGTCTGTTGAGCCTCACTCCCAGTGGAGTGAAACTTAACAGACTAAACGGAGGTTTTGGATAATTATAATGAATTCTGATGAACCTTTATTACAGAAAGTGCTGTGATCGTAACATAATTATTCACTACTTTCGTCCCTAATAAAATGAAAGCAGTACTAAGTTCCTTTCTTGAGAGCTACAAATCATCTTTATGTACCTATAACACCTGCTTTCACTTGCACTCTGCTTTAGGTGAATACAGAGCGGTTTGAAACAGAGAGTCGGGGTATAAACCACATTGAGGGAGGATGGCCAAAGGATGTAAATCCTGCTGAAGTTGAACAAACCATCAGATACAGGAAAAAGGTGGAAAAGGATGAGATCTACATGAATACCAttcagcaacttggaaatgtaAGTGTACTCTCTGTCAGGAATGTGAACTTAAACTTAGGTGCACTTGACGCTTAATCAGTGAGGCTTGGAAGGATCATTTTTTGACCAATTCtagttttattgatgtatttGTTGGTCATTGACAACCAATAAATGTaaacagcatcatcatcatcattcttcAGTGGTGGCCTTAGTTGTTTCATACTCATTTTGTCTGCCATGAATAGCAATGTTGCAAGATTTCATGTCAGtttattcaaataataataaactttaaatgtgaatgcaCTGACCAAAACttttttgtttggttgtttttaTTCTTCTTCTCTGATTAGACCATGGAACACTGCATCAAACAAAACAATGCATTAGATATCTATGAGGAATATTTTGCAGATATTGATACAGACACATCAGGTGATCCACCTTCTGCCAAAACCATCAATGTATTCAGGTGGGTTTGTTTCCTTCTTAATACTCATTTGCTTGTTTACACAGTGTAACTACCAGTCATGTCTTAATTTGCCCAGTTCCAAGGGTATCAAAAGTTAAGCTAGTTCCAAGCAAAAATCATCATGTATTTGTTTAGCAGATAATTATCATACAGTACTTTCAAGGCTCCTTATTACTCCCAGACTGATAAATTACATGTCTGTGGTCATTTCACTAGTTTGTTGTGCCCAGATGGAATGCATCGGAAACTCAtgtatttttttcagaaaaagtaAATACATATATGGTAAATAAGATCGCAAGGTTTTTATTCTACATGCAGAAGGATATATAATGAAGATAATATTTTTCTCTCCAGTCGAGAACATTGAAAGCCTGCTTAGAGTCAACATGAATATTGCATACAAAGGCTCTTTTAGTGGAATTGTTCATTTCTTCGAGACATACTAAATTGCTTTCTCAAGTTCTTTTTCGAGTTTATGCGAGTTCCAAATTTCATCTTTCTCGACTCTCAACTTTCGATTCTCTTGCCTCTATTCTCGCATCTCGAAACTTGAACGTCTCTAACTTCACAACATGAGAATCGAGTTTCGAGGATCGAgttgagactgtcaacttacctttGAGCAGTACTGTACTTTCCTCATTTTTCAACTCCTCTTTATGAAACATACAGCAGTTTAAGCCACCTTAGCTCTGTGAACCTCCCTGACAACCTTGCAACTCTGTTTGTTGGTTTCtcacttttcaattttcctccAAGTGCTCATGGTTTAAGTCCTTCTCCTTCacccattaacccattgaaccCTGGGAGTTAGACTTGACTTGCCGGtactagattttactctgtctaatgccggacgattttactcgtcactgATGGGTGGCTCTAGAGTCAGTGAGTTAATAAACCAGTTTTAATTGGTTTGAGTTTATTGAAGTTTATTTATACGTAACAGTAGTCTGCTAAATTATTCCTCCTGCAAGTTTTGTTTAGTACATTCACAATGTAAATCAATTAGCCTTCATAAATCCTGACACTTGGAGGTTCTGCATTGAAGGGTCTGCAGTAAAAGTCAGTAACCACCGATTTACACTTACCACTGCTTATAGTTCTTCTTGCCTGACTCTCTGTTTACCTGTATTATAGTAGACACAAGTCATCTTAACATTGAAAGGCTATGGTACGTGTAAAAGTACACTTTGTGATTTAATTAAGGGCGTAGATTACATGTATCTCTATTGTTTTGGACGTTTCAATGATAGATTTGTTGTGAACATTTTAGAGATCCTCATGAATTGAAGCGGACTGCCACTAGTCTGTCATGGTACCCTGAGAGCACAAGAAAGCTGGCTGTGGCTTATTCCATTTTAGAGTTTCAAAAACTTGCAGGAGAAGCCTCCATGGATTCATACATCTGGGACATTGGTATACATCAAATTTCTTGCAATGTGCTCTTCATATGGAGTACAATATTCTTTTCTGATGTTTTCTTGACAATCAGTCAGATCTTGAGCACTAGGCCATCAAAAATTGAAGCCTTCAGATTTTCTTTCTTAGAACATCACTTTAATTTGTAAAGCCtggataaaaataatttatataatcTTCAACACTATACCTTTTCTGTATTGTTCAAAAGCATTCAAAACTCTATTTAATTCATTTGCATAATGTTCTATAATCACAGCTGCTGACTGTTATAAAGGTGCAGTCGGTAGTTTAGAAAAAGACCAAAAGCAAATTTGAACATGGGCAGTCAACCAGCTCCACTATTGTGAATGATGGAAGGGAAAAcacataaaattattatttattgagGACTGAAGAAGAACAAGATTGCATGAAATTGCTacatatattaaataaaataatggtTTTGAAGTTCcaaactggttttttttttcaatgcatGCTTACAAGGCCTCTTGTACATGTAATCTGGTGGACAATATTTGAgataaataggccattttacagttgtttgctctgcgacctagcctatgaatggctgcaagGCTGCCGgcgaccttgcattgatacagccccgactgcttttatcatgcaaattgtgttgttgtaattctaattagtccgtattaacattacaaaagcacagaggtttgtatcaaaacagggtcaccggcagcctcacttccattcataggccaggtaacttaccTACAACtataaggtaaagtctctgcttaagagccagaaggctcatcaggccggcgcttatctccggtttcagtagcatgaagcgactaggagtatttatactcccccctgaatgggatgctagtccatcgcagggttacccccagcattacaccggtacccatttatacacctgggtggagggaggcaccgtgagagtaaagcgtcttgcccaagaacacaacacaatgtccccggccaggccccgaacccggaccactcgatccggtgtcgagcacactaaccacgaggccaccgcacctccaCTTacctacaactgtaaaatggtctattttgtACACTTTCTGTGTTTCTTTGTAGAAAATCCCAATAAGCCAGAACTTGCCCTGAAGCCTGTGTCACCACTGGTTTGTTTGGAATACAACCCAAAGGACCCTCACATTCTTGTTGGTGGATGCTACAATGGACAACTTGGTAATAGATAGCTAATTATAATAAGCAAGTAATAATACCCTGAACAAAATCACTTGAATCTGAGAGTTTAATTAAGCATATAGTGACCATGCATGTACAACTAAGAGCAGTAgatgtttttctattttttttaaaggaaaactgtGAAAAATCTGAAAAGAGAAGGCATTTATAGAACGAAAACCTGAAAATTACTTTGACTTACTTCATTATCACACAGGCTTTTGGGACACTCGGAAAGGATCACATCCAGTAGAAATGACGGCAATTGAGTTCAGCCACAGAGATCCCATCTATAAAACCATATTCCTTCAATCCAAGACAGGTTGGTACATTGCATAATCAATGTCCTGATGGCCAGCTTTTTAGTAATCACTTTTCATCCTTGAGGAAATTATTGTCAGCTATTACGAAGCGTTGTCACCTCGCAGATCACTCAGATGATGCcaacaaaacacaaaattaCTGGTAATGCTTACATACATACTCTTGACCACTCCCctataggggcttttcaaggccaatgaaaataatatacagaacagaacaacaactttgaGAATCCCAAGTGGGTGGAGGCAAATCAGTtggttaataatttattacaagtgcagctgagaagttgaaccagggactaccaggatcaaattcattGAATGGGCAGAATggttcttaataataataataatgaattatgatgatgatgatgatgatgatgatgacgataatagaactttattttcacatgataatgtttaaagctgaatagttTGTGGGGTCATGCgccaatgaaatcaaatcaaattaatacatatcaaatcatgtTGGTtattgaggagaggggaaaactggagtgttacgaaaaatagcattgcgtgactagcgttactgtctagaagcttcgcgaaagttcgtagtttgtttatatttaggtttgtacgtaagcgtttctaaatcggtgtgttttgtaacctttctataattagattgattactaatttagaaagttctagaagtttattgtcagagtatataagtagacgagtccaagcggagtgtttttctaactagtttttcacaagcgaagagagttggcgttggccgtgtttagtcaagtgtgacagaagctgtgtttattcaagttggcggaggccgtgtaagtttgtcgaatacgtgttgctaagagttttacttcgtggaaactacgttcattttggaataaatcttcttgttgttgttccgacaaccctgcgttcagtttagtttgcaagctacctttcctcaaaacattcgaactcgtaacacggagtacccggagaagaacctctcagagcagagaagagaatcttctctgggaatcgaacctgggccacaatggtgggaggcgagtgctctcaccactctGCTATCCCTGCTCCCTGCTCCCTGAACCCAGGATCTATGGATCCCAAGGTAttagcaccctaaccactgggccacactgcttcCTATTGTAATGTCACAGATAGTGATACATTCAAAAGTCTCAAATAATGTGACCCACCCATGAACACAacaatatatatgggttattgaccaagcttgttcggtcaagatggctggatattggccaagttcttttttttgcgtgtttatggaccatcgaggtccataaacaagcaaaaaaagaacttggccaatatccagccatcttgaccaaacaagtttggtcaataaaggatttattatggGATAAtcataaaacaccaaaaaatgatctttgatcttgcgggaccaagcaaGAAACCCCGAGCAGGCAGTATAGTTCCATCTTGCCCActcaggtagccaatcacagcatgggatttggttcatcttgcccgctcacagAGCTAGTCATATATAATAATAGTGTATATTGTAAGTTACATCTTACGTCTTATGAGTACATTTTCCATATGAGGTTATTCCTTAAATgtgaaataataattacattattTCCAACAGGTACTGAGTGCTTCTCCACCAGCACTGATGGACAGGTTCTGTGGTGGGACATTCGTAAGATGGGGGAGCCCACAGAATCACTTTTGCTGTGCCCAAATGTAAAGAAAGATCCCCGCCCTCAAGGTGGTGTATCACTGGAATTTGAACCAACTATGCCAACAAAGTTCATGGTTGGAACAGAACAAGGATCAGTGTTATCCTGCAATCGAAAGGCAAAATCGCCATCAGAGAAGATCGTCTGTTCATTTTCCCAGCATTATGGGCCTGTATATGCTGTACAGGTACATGAAgaagcattaattttttaaaatttctttttggggttcattgcaaaacaaaagaaaatcataCAGTATTTAATTCATTTGGGTCCTTTTTGTTTCACTTGATTACAGCGGAATCCATTCTTCCCCAAGAACTTTTTGACCATTGGTGACTGGACTGCCAGGGTAAGATCTACTGTCACTAAGCAATCATGAATATTGAAACTTAcgttattttatttattgctaATACAGTAACATAAGGTCTGTCAATACCCAGTGATGTTAGCTCTTAACCTGTGTGTATGATGATCATATGATAACAAGGAGATGCTCTGAGGGTTATATCTACACAGTGAATGTATACTACTGGAGTGGATCCAGGAGTGGAGTCAAATGCCCTAAACTAAAATAAAAGGAACTGACAGAAAAACTTAAGGTTACTGTCAACCTTCAGGGGTGTCTTTCAGAAAATCGCTCTTGTTTGCATTGTTTTCAAGAAACCCAAGGAAACTATGTACCGCTGGAAAActaatacagtcgaacctcgattatccggacctcgattatcgggacttttcgattatccggactttttctctggtcccgtttttttcatgaatattaataagctttgatctcaAAGCTTTtagaggtaaaaaatgtttaaaatcaagaaaagtgtgttcaaaacagcgcatttaccgcttcgctttcaaaagatttattagcgctcggcgacaaagagcagtctgatgcattcagctgaattttgattggttcagtattgttttgttgctaagggAATGTCATGCTTGATCAGTTCGATGAGCGTGGGTCATGTAAACGCACGCAACGGTCACGACTCAAACGACAGCATGTCTTCGAAGCGAAAGCGATCTGTTCTCTCGAtaaaggacaaacaaataattatttctcgTTTTGATAAAGGAGAAAAGGGAACAAATTTAGCACTTGAATTTGGCATGAGCAAGCGACAGATCTCCGATGTACGCAAGAACAAGGACAAATAcgttttcatttataacagaataggttttcatttataaacagtgtacatgagtataggggcagttcatagaagaagatttttgtaattaaaaatgtgctatctttatttcttttgtttacattgttgcctcattaatattcatattttcgattatccggactctcgattatccggactttttactgaggtcccgaagagtccggataatcgaggttcgactgtaaaaTGTAGTATTTGAATGCCTTTACCTTTCAtgttttttatttccaaaagagAGTGCAAGCACTCAATTCCAAAACTGACCTTGTCTGTTCTGCTTAATTAATAACCCTTGCGTTGACATGGACAACCAAAGAAACTGCACTATATCACTCAGCAGATTAATCAGCTAACAAAGTATGTGAGACTGtttcaaaattctttttcaaaaaaagttgtATTGGCAAACTTTGCAATGGATTTTCTCAAGAACCAATTAGAATATGGAAAAAGCCTCACACACTTTGTTACCTTATTCTTTTTTCCTTAGTGATTTAGTGCAGTTTGTTAGGATGTTGGTGTTAATGGAAaagttattaataattattaagcaGAGCAGACAAGATAATTTTCGCTTTTAAGCACTTGCGCTTGCTTtctgaaatgaaaaatgcaaacGTGAAAGGCAATTTTTAATACTTCATTTTATTAGCTTTCCATCCGTGGTGTATAGTTTCCTTGGGTTTCTCTGAAAACAATGTGGATAAGAGCAATTTTCCAAAGACACCCCCTTGCAACTTCTTTCAATCCTAGATTTCCCATGGTACTAGAAATGGATGATATCATTTAGGTTCATGTAATTACCTTCATTCTTTATGTTGAAATAGCTAACTGCTTTGccttcggccagttgggattctttacagttgttgttgttgtgttctgtcatttcattgatgtgtttcattggccctggaaagcccccatggggagtggtcaattaagtatgtattataTTGTTAGTATTGtatgttgttgtctttattcttgaatcttttcatctttatctgtgcAACTTTCTTTGATCAATAGATTTGGTCTGAAGATCTCAGGGAATCTTCCATCATGTGGACAAGGTATGTCATCAGCTTTTACTGTATACTTTTAAAAGCTGGCTCACAAAGGGGTAGTTGGATGTTTGAGACATCCAGAAGGTTTCAAAATAATATTGGAGACTGCATACATGTTCCCATGCCTGGGAAATCCTCCAAATCCATCCAATTCATCCTTCACACAGAATGGAAGATAGCGATACCCATCACATGGATGAACCACGGAAATTGGAGGGAGTTGAAAAACCTGAGTGGCGCAAAATGCATTCTCTCCCTTCCCTCCTGTCCTTACTGACCACTGTCCAGTTTAAGTGACAAacgttttaaggacggtgcctactattgttattgcgcatacgttctgcacatctccagatactcggatttcctatcgccgatgcttactaatacagagatattattgcgcggtttaaaactatccagagaaagtagatcttagtaagtactcttggtatccaaaaagaaaattgggggtaaccatgcatttttgagagataagaacgccatacattgctttgtattttaaagctttttacaaatattattcatgaattatctttgaaaaatgcgtggttacccccaattttctttttggatttcaataacacttgttaagatctacatttcctgcataatcacacatcggggcaaaaatatctttaattagtagtcACCGTCCTTAAACCAGTTAATTACCTGTTGTTCTTGTAAATGGTTTAAGACCCACCTGtagcctgtttctcaaaagcccTGCACACCTTTTTGGACCcgaaaaggaatttttgaaagtAACTTATCATGAAAAACTACTCTGTGAACGTGTTTTCTGGATTAGTAAAAAGATGGAAATTGCAAAGATCCATGACTTCagacttttttcttttgaagatCAAAAGGAATCTACATCACCCAAAATATGCCCCGAAAGCTATCAGACTTTTGAGAAAGAAGCTCTTAGAGTTACACGTATAATAAGAACTGCTTCTTCAAAATGTGattttacatgtatgtttttgcCAGGCAACACATGTCATACATGACAGATGGTTGTTGGAGTCCCGTGCGACCAGCAGTCTTCTTTACCACCAAGATGGATGGCACCTTAGATGTGTGGGATTACCTCTTCAAACAGAATGACCCCACTCTTAGCATTCAGGTCAGTTGGTAGACTACAGCTTTGAATTTTGATTTGTGTTGCCATTTCAGTGGTTAGTTGCAGGCATTAGTCAACTACTTTCTAAGTAGCCAATTGGTTGGCTCCGTACAGTTCACACAGTACAcactggttca
The genomic region above belongs to Montipora capricornis isolate CH-2021 chromosome 8, ASM3666992v2, whole genome shotgun sequence and contains:
- the LOC138014601 gene encoding dynein intermediate chain 3, ciliary-like gives rise to the protein MEIVYVYTKKRSEFGRQCNFSDRQAELHVDIAPDEKLLQDYIEKNPCDTGIQCVQEMSEHEVNTERFETESRGINHIEGGWPKDVNPAEVEQTIRYRKKVEKDEIYMNTIQQLGNTMEHCIKQNNALDIYEEYFADIDTDTSGDPPSAKTINVFRDPHELKRTATSLSWYPESTRKLAVAYSILEFQKLAGEASMDSYIWDIENPNKPELALKPVSPLVCLEYNPKDPHILVGGCYNGQLGFWDTRKGSHPVEMTAIEFSHRDPIYKTIFLQSKTGTECFSTSTDGQVLWWDIRKMGEPTESLLLCPNVKKDPRPQGGVSLEFEPTMPTKFMVGTEQGSVLSCNRKAKSPSEKIVCSFSQHYGPVYAVQRNPFFPKNFLTIGDWTARIWSEDLRESSIMWTRQHMSYMTDGCWSPVRPAVFFTTKMDGTLDVWDYLFKQNDPTLSIQVCDESLNSLRVQEQGRLVACGSHTGTVTLLELSEGLCNMQRNEKASVTAMFERETKREKILETRHREMRLKERSKSSQDREETHEQPTEDEEGEDLVSKAEAEFFKIIEAEKKALEEAENKRTAAFAEMKQAIAQEEVTHEDYKQDDEIKEKASDEVQPAEDDSVKTDESGDLVKS